A window from Drosophila nasuta strain 15112-1781.00 chromosome 3, ASM2355853v1, whole genome shotgun sequence encodes these proteins:
- the LOC132789793 gene encoding queuosine 5'-phosphate N-glycosylase/hydrolase: protein MRGASLIKRTLSKISKMSTTLNPRESGEHIVRHAKYLKVLPSGIERLVEEIVSGVLDKRIAVANFSQHELHPSPNDDYAANWIFIVDTLNFCFWTPHNYTKYKVNGYTGYFALCAAINRAMKDGLDITNPEFYAKIDLATLEKIFRPDDATTQIPLLEKRLECLHQVGECLLTKWQGRFENVVKEANNSAVKLLQLIVDEFPCFRDQAEFAGERVSILKRAQILVGDLWSCYCGEGLGYFEDIEKVTMFADYRVPQVLVHFGSLEYTPELLELLKKDTILQNGDAMEVEIRGASIYIIEEVKDAVLTILKEKHPEVDTRSVNSILIDQYLWDYRREHAAELEYIPFHKVLSIYY, encoded by the exons ATGAGAGGAGCCAGTCTAATTAAACGAACACTTTCCAAGATAAGCAAAATGAGCACCACTCTAAATCCCCGAGAATCCGGCGAGCACATTGTGCGCCATgcgaaatatttaaaagtattgcCCTCCGGCATTGAGCGTCTTGTTGAAGAGATTGTTAGTGGCGTTCTTG ATAAGCGCATTGCTGTGGCCAATTTCTCACAGCATGAGCTTCATCCGTCGCCCAATGATGATTATGCCGCCAATTGGATTTTCATTGTGGACACCCTCAACTTTTGCTTCTGGACGCCAC ATAACTACACCAAGTACAAGGTGAATGGATACACCGGCTACTTTGCCCTGTGCGCAGCTATAAATCGCGCCATGAAGGATGGCTTGGATATAACGAATCCCGAGTTTTATGCTAAAATCGACTTGGCAACGCTGGAGAAGATCTTTCGTCCGGATGATGCTACCACACAGATTCCCTTGCTAGAGAAGCGTTTGGAGTGCCTTCATCAGGTGGGCGAGTGTCTGCTGACCAAGTGGCAGGGACGCTTTGAGAATGTGGTGAAGGAAGCCAACAATTCAGCCGTAAAGTTGCTGCAACTCATTGTGGATGAGTTTCCCTGTTTCAGGGATCAAGCTGAATTTGCTGGCGAACGTGTTTCGATTTTGAAGCGTGCTCAAATCCTTGTCGGTGACTTGTGGTCATGTTATTGTGGCGAAGGACTTGGATACTTCGAGGACATCGAAAAAGTAACCATGTTTGCGGATTATCGCGTTCCTCAGGTCTTAGTGCACTTTGGCAGTTTGGAGTACACACCAGAATTGCTGGAACTGCTTAAGAAGGATACCATACTGCAGAACGGCGATGCCATGGAGGTTGAAATAAGAGGCGCCTCCATTTACATCATCGAAGAAGTCAAGGATGCTGTGCTGACTATCCTTAAGGAAAAACATCCAGAGGTGGACACACGGAGTGTGAATTCCATTTTAATTGATCAGTATCTTTGGGATTACAGACGTGAGCACGCCGCCGAATTGGAGTATATTCCATTCCACAAGGTGCTGAGCATCTATTACTAA
- the LOC132790811 gene encoding trehalase: protein MSARKCAECGEVHLAGANGAIYCCGTLLRAVQMSNMFKDSKYFVDMASRYSPDRILADWQLFCSCKKNENSVKHLTNFVENHFEPPGTELEAWCPPDWRCEPAFLAQVKDPELKKFASELNKMWKSLGRHIKDCVRSNPLQYSLVYVPNPFIVPGGRFNEFYYWDTYWIVRGLLYNGMAQTARGMIDNLLYIVSQYKFVPNGGRIYYWGRSQPPLLVPMVKSYVEMTNDRKYAVQVLPILEMEIDNFLSNHAVQVKGRTMYQYRDKSNGPRPESFREDVASASGFATNTEKEEHYSHLKAACESGMDFSSRWFVSDCGNNVGTLANIKTTWIVPVDLNCILFRNCKTLAEFNSWMGNTDRAENYRMIAGNLIKAITAVLWNEERGVWFDYDLKNKVPRDYFVATNLSPLWARAYPINNADKITESLMRYIEENKLDSFPGGVPHTLSNTGEQWDYPNVWPPMMHVLIEGLNNLGTPQAKEMSQRWRDRWVRSNYEAYKKTGFMYEKYNCEVFGSGGSGEYVNQTGFGWTNGVLIELLAKYGQELTAKDPADAAGCVCPEDDDKSTGKPIVDEECPITSEAYLAQKLEKSQAACATPVNAECNGNGGNTGNAGNTGNAGNAANAQETETGCSVMCCRTVYEEEEEPALIESFATSEQECQCGEEPIKPDPQTPCPPQTPPQAPCPPKAQPQAQCPPQTPPQAQCPPKAQPQAQCPPKAQPQAQCPTSTVNVATATAETRASIAICPVCHEVCDKQEKREKPPIFSLASAAECADPCKASEPKPIEIEMEDVDCLLDLTPSQLEEATAACPCDTEVVNDGCAEAQARSAEDGQDCGESPSVAPDCSVGPAPPNPMLRKVFPLADSTTGNCFDAKPQEANNDDDDHCICCRAKADARAENQKECN from the exons ATGTCTGCTCGCAAATGCGCTGAATGTGGCGAAGTGCACCTGGCAGGTGCCAATGG TGCCATCTATTGCTGTGGCACCTTGCTACGGGCAGTACAAATGTCGAATATGTTCAAGGACTCGAAATATTTTGTGGATATGGCCAGTCGCTATTCGCCTGATCGAATTTTGGCCGATTGGCAGCTCTTCTGCAGCTGCAAAAAGAACGAAAACTCGGTGAAGCATTTAACCAATTTCGTGGAGAATCATTTCGAGCCACCTGGCACAGAGTTGGAGGCCTGGTGTCCACCTGATTGGCGCTGCGAACCCGCGTTCTTGGCTCAAGTCAAAGATCCCGAACTGAAGAAGTTTGCCTCGGAGCTGAACAAGATGTGGAAGAGCCTCGGCCGACACATCAAGGACTGCGTGCGTTCGAATCCATTGCAATACTCGCTTGTCTATGTGCCGAATCCATTTATAGTGCCTGGTGGACGATTCAATGAGTTCTACTATTGGGACACGTATTGGATTGTCCGTGGTCTGCTGTACAATGGCATGGCACAGACGGCACGTGGTATGATCGATAACCTGCTGTACATTGTGTCGCAGTACAAGTTTGTGCCGAATGGTGGACGCATATATTATTGGGGTCGCTCGCAGCCACCGCTGCTGGTGCCCATGGTGAAGTCGTATGTGGAGATGACCAATGATCGCAAGTATGCGGTGCAAGTGCTGCCCATACTCGAGATGGAGATCGATAATTTCCTGAGCAATCATGCGGTTCAGGTCAAGGGACGCACCATGTATCAGTATCGCGACAAATCGAATGGACCACGACCCGAATCGTTTCGCGAGGATGTGGCGAGTGCCTCAGGCTTTGCCACGAACACCGAAAAGGAGGAGCACTACTCGCATCTGAAGGCTGCCTGCGAGTCGGGCATGGACTTTAGTTCACGTTGGTTTGTCTCCGACTGTGGAAATAATGTGGGTACTTTGGCCAACATCAAGACCACCTGGATAGTGCCTGTTGATCTGAACTGCATATTGTTTCGCAATTGCAAGACACTCGCCGAATTCAACTCGTGGATGGGCAACACGGACAGAGCGGAAAACTATCGCATGATTGCGGGCAATCTAATCAAGGCTATAACCGCAGTGCTGTGGAATGAGGAGCGTGGCGTTTGGTTCGATTACGATCTGAAGAACAAGGTGCCTCGCGATTATTTTGTTGCCACAAATCTGTCGCCACTTTGGGCGCGTGCATATCCCATCAACAATGCTGACAAGATCACCGAGTCGCTAATGCGTTACATTGAGGAGAATAAGCTGGATTCGTTTCCGGGTGGCGTTCCACACACACTAAGCAATACGGGAGAACAATGGGACTATCCGAATGTGTGGCCTCCGATGATGCATGTGCTGATCGAGGGCCTCAACAATCTAGGAACGCCACAGGCCAAGGAGATGTCGCAACGCTGGCGTGATCGTTGGGTGCGATCCAACTATGAGGCTTACAAGAAGACCGGATTCATGTACGAAAAG TACAACTGCGAGGTATTCGGCAGCGGCGGTTCGGGTGAGTACGTCAATCAGACCGGATTTGGTTGGACAAATGGAGTGCTCATCGAGTTACTGGCCAAGTATGGCCAGGAGTTGACAGCGAAGGATCCAGCTGATGCTGCAGGTTGTGTGTGCCCAGAAGACGATGATAAATCAACTGGCAAGCCGATTGTAGATGAAGAGTGTCCCATAACAAGCGAAGCCTATTTGGCGCAAAAGCTAGAGAAATCGCAAGCTGCTTGTGCGACGCCAGTAAATGCGGAATGCAACGGAAATGGTGGCAACACCGGAAATGCTGGCAACACCGGAAATGCTGGCAATGCCGCAAATGCACAGGAGACTGAGACAGGTTGTTCGGTGATGTGTTGTCGCACGGTCTATGAGGAGGAAGAGGAACCCGCGCTTATTGAGAGTTTCGCAACAAGCGAACAAGAATGTCAGTGTGGCGAAGAACCTATTAAACCAGATCCACAGACACCGTGCCCACCACAAACACCGCCACAGGCACCGTGTCCACCAAAAGCACAGCCACAGGCACAGTGCCCACCACAAACACCGCCACAAGCACAGTGCCCACCAAAAGCACAGCCACAGGCACAGTGTCCACCTAAAGCACAGCCACAGGCACAGTGTCCAACGTCCACAGTTAATGtggcaacagctacagcagaGACTAGAGCATCGATTGCTATTTGTCCAGTTTGTCATGAAGTTTGCGATAAGCAGGAGAAACGAGAGAAGCCACCGATCTTTTCACTTGCCTCGGCTGCAGAGTGTGCTGACCCCTGCAAAGCCAGTGAGCCGAAACCCATTGAGATCGAGATGGAAGATGTGGACTGTCTGCTTGACTTGACACCGTCTCAGCTAGAGGAAGCAACTGCAGCTTGTCCGTGTGATACTGAAGTGGTCAACGATGGTTGTGCCGAAGCACAGGCTAGAAGTGCTGAGGATGGACAAGATTGTGGCGAAAGTCCATCAGTTGCACCCGACTGTAGTGTTGGTCCTGCTCCACCTAATCCCATGCTGAGGAAGGTCTTTCCGCTGGCCGATTCCACGACGGGAAATTGCTTCGATGCGAAGCCGCAGGAGGCGaacaacgacgatgacgaccACTGCATATGCTGTCGCGCTAAAGCGGATGCGCGTGCGGAAAACCAAAAGGAATGCAATTAA
- the LOC132790322 gene encoding uncharacterized protein LOC132790322, whose product MFYEWISKNARNGIAVISIILSMAVIIFVEGLSRSHKEDQLIINHICLLQIFSSMILFIGSRNSNRWLFLPWLMVAALFTYTMIYKSLFYWFHLRSDTKGSLVAILWLYLIAGCWLYFIYAVLTDFQDMQRVACPGKEVPAFKRIENHLTKKQESSLL is encoded by the exons ATGTTTTACGAATGGATAAGTAAAAATGCGCGAAACGGTATTGCGGTGATATCGATAATACTATCAATGGCTGTCATTATCTTCGTCGAAGGTCTTTCCCGTTCGCACAAAGAGG ATCAACTAATCATCAATCATATCTGTCTTCTTCAGATATTTTCGAGTATGATACTTTTCATCGGTTCCAGAAAC TCTAATCGGTGGTTATTCTTGCCCTGGTTGATGGTAGCAGCTCTCTTTACTTATACAATGATCTACAAAAGCTTGTTCTATTGGTTTCATCTGCGGAGTGATACGAAAGGCTCCCTGGTTGCAATTTTGTGGCTCTATTTGATAGCAG GTTGCTGgttgtattttatatacgCTGTCTTGACAGACTTTCAGGATATGCAACGCGTTGCATGTCCCGGGAAAGAGGTACCAGCTTTTAAGAGAATCGAAAACCatctaacaaaaaaacaagaaagttctcttctataa